A region from the Lolium perenne isolate Kyuss_39 chromosome 4, Kyuss_2.0, whole genome shotgun sequence genome encodes:
- the LOC127347757 gene encoding uncharacterized mitochondrial protein AtMg00810-like, translating into MYLLVYVDDIILVSSSAAATDRLIVALGSDFAIKDLGKLHYFLGLEVTYPGDGLALSQQKYSQDLLRRAGMLECKAATTPMSSTDTLSATDGTLLSAADATEYRSVVGGLQYLTITRPDVSYAVNRVCQYLHSPRDTHWSAVKRILRYVRSTLTFGLHLRPAPSAVLSAFSDADWAGNPDDRRSTGGHAVFFGPNLIIWSARKQATVSRSITEAEYKAAANATAELIWVQSLLCELRIAQRQPHVLWCDNIGATYLSSNPVFHARTKHIEVDYHFVRERVTKKLLQIRFISSKDQLADIFTKPLSLPLFTGCRRNPNLLNTSDHS; encoded by the coding sequence ATGTATCTTCtggtctatgttgatgatatcattcTGGTTAGCTCCTCTGCTGCAGCTACGGATCGTCTCATTGTGGCTCTTGGTTCTGATTTTGCTATCAAGGATCTTGGCAAGCTACACTATTTCCTTGGGCTCGAGGTCACTTATCCGGGTGATGGCCTTGCTCTTTCACAGCAGAAGTACTCTCAGGATCTGTTACGGCGTGCTGGCATGCTTGAATGCAAGGCTGCTACTACGCCTATGTCTTCCACTGACACTCTGTCTGCTACTGATGGTACTCTGCTGTCTGCTGCTGATGCTACTGAGTATCGGAGTGTTGTCGGGGGTCTTCAGTACCTCACCATCACTCGGCCTGATGTCTCCTATGCAGTTAACCGTGTCTGTCAGTACCTTCATTCACCACGGGATACTCATTGGTCTGCTGTCAAGCGCATCCTGCGCTATGTTCGTTCCACTCTCACATTTGGACTTCACCTGAGGCCGGCACCTTCAGCTGTGCTCTCGGCCTTCAGTGATGCGGATTGGGCTGGTAACCCAGATGACCGACGATCAACGGGGGGCCATGCAGTCTTCTTTGGTCCTAACTTGATCATCTGGAGTGCACGCAAGCAAGCTACAGTGTCTCGGAGTATAACCGAAGCTGAGTACAAGGCTGCTGCTAATGCCACCGCGGAGCTCATTTGGGTCCAATCTCTGCTGTGTGAGTTGAGGATTGCCCAGAGACAGCCACATGTTCTTTGGTGTGACAACATCGGTGCTACATACTTGTCCTCAAACCCAGTCTTTCATGCTCGAACGAAACACATTGAAGTTGATTATCACTTTGTGAGAGAACGAGTTACCAAGAAGCTCCTCCAGATCAGGTTTATCTcatccaaagatcaacttgctgaTATCTTCACCAAACCATTGTCGCTTCCGTTGTTCACAGGATGTAGACGCAATCCTAACTTACTGAATACTTCAGATCACAGttaa